ACTCTAGGAGGGTACGCTGGGTAGTTGGAAGGTTCGCCCACTCTGGGGTCTGTCAGAAAACAAGCAGcagaatatttattaaaaaatatgcatgttataaacaaacattcattaaaaaaagaaacaattgaATTGTATTCTTACCAATGGAAAGGTGGACAAAGTTTTGTAGCTGAAATtccaaaataaacagattttaacCATTTATTTAGTTTGACCTGCAGTTATTAGATAAAAATTTTATCTTCAGCACTTACCTCTTCTTCCTCATCCTCTACGGCATCTAAAACCAACAAAAGGAAAGatcatgtattgcttttacatcTTTATTCCCAATAAAACAACTATGGATCCATTTACATGacaataatcaaataattttttattatgttattacaCAATATTGATTGAGAGTCAGTGAATGTCTTCAAGAACGATACCAATTACCATATTAGTGTAAACTACGAAAGCATGACTGTCTAACgtcatgaaataaatataaatttaacgtTCAGTCTAAAGACCTGGGCAAGTACTTGACCACCAAAACGTCAATGGTGAACTACAACGCAGTAGTGTtgtgtcatatttaaaaaaaaaaaaaaatagcagtggacaattagtaAAACGAtgatgttgccttagttcattttatcccctggctGACCTAAAAATTGACAGATTTGTAATTCGTCCACCCCGAGTCTCATTGATtcgccttcagcagctaatagCAATGAGCATACAggacccaggtgaggaagctccaaacatttcggGTCACAGCTCTAGTAATACGAAAAAACACGAAATGCAAGAAATACTAAGTTAGTCACCTGAACTATGCTTTTATTCCATTTTTTCAAAGCAGAGTCCCTGCCCCAGCCACAGTGCATTTATCTGTGCCAAAGTTCTTACTAATGAATGCATAAGGCTATCCAAATTAAGGCACTTGCAGACGACTCATTCCCAATATCGCAAGGTGCACCTAATACAAATGACCTACTGATATTTttcattaggctattatttgtacataaacatatctagatatagtaataaacataccgtttgtttgaaaacgatgctataatataattaaatgtggagggggcctTACATCAATATTTTCCAGGGGAAAAGGAGGTCTCAGGCAAAAAACGGTTGGGAACAGCTGACTTACAGCACATTTCCAAATATTATGCTTTAATTCTGGAGTTACAAACAATTTTGAGCAACTGTCCAATGTCCTTACCTCCATTGACTGACTGATCGCACACCTCATAGATCTTATAAGGCTGCACGGGGGTGTCCTTAGTGCCATCGTAGTTGAGTCTGAACTCCCGACTTTTGTTTAGGGCACAGCGGAGGTTAGCTTTCCATTTGGCTGGATCAGGCTCATCTATTCCTTCCTGGTACTTGCCGGTTTCCAGAGCCCAAGCCTGCGAATCAAAATAAGCCAACggaagaaaataattttatcttCAAAATGGATCAATCAAAACATTCTCTAGTTAGATTACTCAATGTGAATGTAGGGGATTTTTTGCCTCCATTTTAAATTCCTTCACACATTTTATATGCTCTTTGGGAGTTCTCAACAAAAGCTATTTCCATCATATGTACTTCATGCATTTAGTTGATTTTGATATTCGGTATCTTCCCGTTGGTAATTTagcaaaatatatacaataaaatgaatgttttggaTTTATTGATTTCGTTTTGTGTCTTAACTTACTTTTTAGCTCATCATTttgttaaaacaaagaaaaatcatGTGAACCCTAAGCGACTCATTTTTGGTACAAACCACAAGTTCAAAACAACAAGTGTGAACACATGCTCAGTAATGCAACAGTGCAAGATTGTTAGACTATTCTAACATATAGTCCAATCGGTGGAGTTCAATCTGTTCAATTATCAAtatgtttggtgtgtttttctGATAAATATATTGACTAATTGTAAGACTTGCACTGAACAGCTCAAAGCAATTGTAACAGGCAGAAAACTCTAACAGGGTCTTCGACCTCATGGTTTTAAACTCATGACTTCCTCTTTAAAATCTTGCCGCGGTGATGTCAAGTGGAATTGAAACTCCATTTTTAGTTCTCCAAAGCGCGATTGCAAAAGTATTAAAAAGCCTGTCCTTTAACACATTGCAGAGGCTTGTGAATACAGAAATATTAATGGCTCAGTGATGTGCAGTAATCATCAACAGCAAACTGGCATTTCAATAACAAATGCTTTCTTTTATTGAACAATGCAGAGTGAAACTACTGAGTATTTTAGCACCTTGAAACTTCAAAACACCCCTCAAATCCCCCTAGTGCTAACTTTAGAACACAATGGAGATATAAGGGGGATAATATTGTAGTCACACTACCCAGGGGACAAAACTTTATGAAATACTACTTGCATGAGTGATTGCAAAGTCATATAATTCACCTTAAAAATAGTGTTCTCCTCCTCCAGGGTAGGCATATGACGGGTGGCATGTCTCCAAGGGATCCGAAAGAGTCTACGCTCTTGATTGAGCCAATGCAGTCCTGGGTATTTCCCGCTGTTGATCTGGCAGGGCGAGAAACGTTTACTTAACTAATGTAGAACAAGCTTGACATGTCAAGATTTCCAATGATATTCCTCTTCTAGTATTCCTTTCATTTTAGATGTTGATGATATGTGGTGGTTGCTGCAAGATGGCTGTCGAACGGCTATACCATTCCAATCAGTTTGAACTCTGAAGGTCACATTAGCAAATGTTTTAGAAAGAGTACGGATGTGCCGAAATCAATTTTCTATTGTCAAGTAGTGGGGCAATGTACTTTCAAAACAAACTGCTCTCTGTCGATCGCCTGAATTACAGCCATGTTGATCCATTTGCATCCAAGTTCCTACTTGCATTCCCACAGATTGCAAATACAAGAGGTCAAACAACGTTAGACTTTTACAATGTCGCACAAGTGGCATCTACCACGTTTTCTAGCTTTGAGCGTGGCTctgaattaaatttttatttgtattggtTTAGAATCAACTATATTGCTCAAATGCATAAGTGTGTATGTGAAAATGTTGTGATATGATTGGTGACCTCATGAAAGAATCAGTGCTTTTATGGTaattgtattgttaaaaaaaactaaacagaaacCATAACTGAAGTTTTACCGTTGACAAAAATACTCAATTGTTGCCAAGTTTCCCCACTGAAATTGGAATCAGTTCAATTGCTGCATTTCGATTTTCTTTAAAAGACCTTATTAAATATAGGATTGGGTCTGAAATTTTGAGAAACAATCCATAATTGTAAATTGAAAGAATCTCAATtcttctttttaattttaattgctGCAGGTTGATTTTCTTCAAAAGATCTTGAATATTATCCATTCAATCAATGATAAAATTATAGTTTTGATAGTCTTTGAGCTCATTTATGCGAACAATAGTGTTTAAGATtataatttcaatttaaaaattgTGGATGAAGCATAATCTTGTGTTTTTCAGTTATGGACGTGGCATAcatgttaaatgtgatatttagagGGCCTGTTTAATGACATTTGTGATTTTGGCTGTGGTCTGATTTTGTTCCAGATCTAGCAACCCTATCTAGTTGAGTGTTTTGGGCCATACTAGATTAGGATAAAATGGCacataaagaaagaaaattctATTAAGACACACGGTGACCCCAATAGTTTCCATTAAACCAATGCAACCCACATTTTAACCATTACACAATCAATAGGATTTCTTTTGTTTCTTACAGCAGGTTTGGAAGGACATGTGGGAAGTCATTTTTGGTGTAACAATCTATAATCGTACGTCCTGTTTTCAAAAAGCCTCTTGCATGAATTCCAATGATcctttacagtatttattttttttcttttaaaattacaaTGTAATTATTAGATCACCTGTGCCAGCAGCCATGGCTTCAGACGGATCCTCCGTGGTTGACCACTCATGGTGCTGGACAGCAAAGAGGTCGGAGGAGGTAGTGATGGTGAACACTGTTCTTTAGGTCAACTATTATCAAAAACAGTAAGGGAACAGACGGATGATTTAGTCTGGAAGTAAGAAACCATCACAGACgaacatgatttgaaaaaatGAATGACATTTGTGTAACCAAACAGATATCTTTAACAATTTTAGGGCAAAAGGTTGAATACCTTCACCACAATAGCAGCACGGTGATAAATGTGACAAGAAGAGAGCCTTTAGGCCTCAGCTAAACCTCGAATCGCTGCTATCAAAGCAGGTGCTCGTGGGAAAATAGAAACATGCGGGTATTTGGTTTTTAAAAGCTCAGTAGCAGCGAGGTCATGTTACCTCTGTAAATAAACGTCAACATGACCGAGCACAATGACAGCCAAGCTTGAACGCTACCATTAGTGCCGGCAGCTTTtacaaaagggggaaaaaagacaCTTCGACCAAAAGGTGTTTTCGTGACGGATTTGTTTTGTATCTGATTTATGCAGAAATGAAAGAGGCTCTGAAACTTTCAAAGCTGACTGAACATTCTGACACTCACAGGACTTTTTTTAGCGAGTGCTAAATGCTGTCTTAATATTTCTCTCCCATTAAGGAAGTTGGAAATActactaaattcattcattaagaATTGACAAGAGGAACAATGCTAGCCTAATGCTAACAAGAGTCAATTTGATTTGTTTTAGGATGGAGAAGTAGGTGGAGAACCTGATTAAAGAAAATCTGATGAGTCTTCTCTAATTAAGTTAAGTTATTGCACTTATCTCAAGGTATAAACAATGCAGTTCTTCACTTTTTTTGAgcatttgtatttaatatgtCTGAAGGTCTCCAGaaaagctgtttatttttttacctttaacACAAGAAACTTTATTTAGAGCCgtataattaatgtttatgttgTAAAAAATGGCTAAAAGCAATTAGATTAGATTATCAACCTTTTTAAGTCAAcaacattattgattattaaaagtaCCTAAATCGATAACACCGTTTAATACAGTATTTCTATTTAAAACCAATTGTTGAGTATAGTGAATAgcataaagatagatagatagatagatagatagatagatagatagatagatagatagatagatagatagatagatagataatagacaATACtttaatatactatatatttaatatgatatacatattatatttataaccAAGGTTATTTTACACACGAAaaccaaacattttttaaataattgggaGGAACTCACAGTTATATATTaccaaacatgattttttttaagtaagatACAAATGCgcgcacacaaaaaacaaaacacattaacgCTGCTAAATACCGAAAGAGCCACGATTGTTTCCAAAACGCCAGGTTAAATACCACCTGTCTGAGAACGACAAGCACTCGTCGGAGCAATTCAAAGTAAAACAGTCAGAATTTAGTGCTCTGTAACTTTAACAAATGCTTTAACGAAGGTAAAAATCACTTGCCTGCACGCAAAAGTGTCCAAACGGTGAATCAGCGTTTACCTGACGGACGCATATATCCAGGTGAAGGTTCGATCCGCGTCTGAACGTCCTTAGTGCAGATCAAGCTCGCACTGACTGATCGCGCCTCTCCAGCAGGACCTGCTCATATCCATATTGTTTTTTACAGGCTTGAGACGACACAAGACGTGTTTGCAGAAGTTGAACAGGTACCACCCTTCCGGATGACAGGGGCTAATGTAAACGGAAGTGGTGTGTTCTCTAGACGCTCTCTCTGTGTCAAAGTTTGTAAGAGATTCAGCAACGAAATGTccattttattagcattttatttattttttatttttttatttttttatttaagtatttatttataccaTACTGAAAGTACTGCTTTTAAAGTTTTATAAGATTTAACCCAGCTGTGCAGAAAATTAATTTCTAAACTGTAAATATTTCCCATTTATTTAATCCCATTtgagatttaataaaacaatatttagtgTTTATAAGTTTACACTATAAGCTGCTGTACGTTTATTTGTTCGCTAGGTGGGTTCTGAGACTTCTTTTGATTCACgagcatatataatataataatatttgacataatattgtgtttatattgtttttatatattcttattttaactagcatattaatttatttattttaatcaggtTTGATCATTTTAAACTAGTTTGTGTAACGACTGTTTGGAGTTGTTtgttttaatcacatttttgtttatttattttaataaaatggtaAGCCATTATTATTTTGGctattattagtttatattacgctaataatatttattttgttctaaatatttaCATCTTAATGTTTATTTCTAAATACAATGTTCATTTACTTCAGACTTTTCATTTACTCATTGAAAATCTTTTGaataagtttgtttttaattattgtgCGCGcagttttaaatactttaaattaactAACTGAATACAgtaaacatttttcttttaaagttCGTTTTAAGATAAAATTTACCAGCACAATTAAAAGCCACGCAGTGTCAATTCCAAGGGTGCGCAATGACGTCGTGCGTGACCAGAGTTTCCAGGGTAACGTCGCTTGTTAGTACACCGACATGCACAGGCGGAACTTTAGCCACATTTCGATAAACTATATTTTTGTCTTGATTTTGATCTTCAAACCACAATACATAATAGTCTAGTTAATTTTTAAACCGtttgtattgtaatttaattataaatatactttACTAGTACTGTTTTGACATAAATCACGTGATGTTCACTAAAGAGCTTTATTGCACCAGGTTTAAACCTAAAACAGCTTAACGTTAAAACAGCACTTAAAACTGCTACTGCCGAATGAATGCGGAAACTGGATGCTGTTTTTCTAAAACTCTGaagatgttttttaaatataattttgtttgacCATAATTTCTGACTATTTGACTAGTTAGTTTTACCATAAGACTGTCAGACATTCCTCTTGTGCAGTGACTTTTTGAGAATGACTGGGGAAATTATTAAGGATTTCTTAACAATGTGATGTGATCTACAAATGATGGTCACTATCAAGATATTCTTCAGAGATCACTTTCATTTTTCAGCCATATGGACGTCCGTGTTGGAAGGATGACAGGTTTGTACTTATTCAACTCTCAAAtgtttgtcattgaaataacagtAATGCTAATTCATAAATTCATCTGCAGACAGGTCTAAGGAAGTGATGTTGGAGTCTTCAGTtaacaataagaaaagatgcatcCCGAGTTCTCTGACACAATTGTGCAAACAGCTTGAGGACAGAATCATGCAGATATCACAGCGTTACTCCATCTGTGATGAAGACCGACAGTCTCTGGTCAGacagattaaaaatatattgcaGACATTGTCTAAAagcgtttgtgagaaattaataaaagtcatcatttactaaccctttacttgtttcaaacttttatgtgtttctttcttctgttgaacacaagatacaatagtttcaaaacattttgaaaacggtaaccattgacttccattctaattgttttgttatttaccatggaagtcaatggttacaggtttctaacaatattctaaatatcttctttcatgttcaacagaggaaaagcCCACTTGcgagtgagtaaatggtgaataaatcttaattttttgagtgaaatgtccctttaagtGACTGCACactctcaaaaaataaataaaaaaaggcgAGCATTTCAGTCACACACTGACCCTCGTCAACGCCAAGCTATTGTTACTTTATCTCCCTTGTGTCCTTTTTGTATTTTTGAGAGTTTACATTGTCTGCagactttttcattcattcagattatTTTGTTCTACTCATTTACTGGATTGTATACACTCCgttaaatctctttttttttttttttgcttttgacttTTAGACTGCAGTGCTGTCCTCTGAGCTGGCTCTGATTTGGCAGGACCTGAAAATCCGTCCCGTGGACTCCACACTGAGCCGGGATGAGAAAGTGCAGCTGCATCGCCAGACCTTCAGCGAGGTTCTGCACATCTGTGAGCAGCTGTTTCTGCGCTACCTTCACCTGACAGAGACTCTGCGGAGGCGAGGGGTCTTCAGCGATTGTGCCAACCGCAAGAGGCTGGCAGCTCAGTTGGCCGTGGACTGCACCAGTCTGTAAGTGTCTCTTTTTTATATCAAGTgtgcaattatttttaattaattcatttatttattttattaattgtttttgacATTAAATTGTGACTATTTCTGTTTGCAGCTTGAATATTCGTTCAATACGATGCCGGATTGTCACAGGAATCAAGGCTATGAGGAGTACTGTAATACAGCAAAAAGCTTTACAAACAGAGACGTGCACACAGGAAAAAACTGTGGAGGATGACCTCAGGGAGGTGTGTTATGTGTAATCATGTTGTAAAGAGAGACATGTTAAGGTCTTATTAgaatgtttttgtgtttacagATTCAGGATAAAATCGGGGAGCTGGATCTACAAAGTGTGTATGACCTTCTGCCCTGCAACATGGAGCAAATCTTATATAAGACCGACAATCAGTGTACGGCAAGACATACAAATACATGTTTTGCCTTTATGTATGCAACTACATGTTGTTTTAAAGAGACCCAAAAACTACTACTAATGCTTAAAGAAGCCTTGACCTTCTTTAATTCTAGCAGACTCTAAAAGCTTGTGACCCTCAGGCCATTCAAGAATAAGTAGACTGTCTATTTCTTCAGTAAAGCATTTCAAACCTTTCAGCTGAAATCGTGGTCCTACCAGcattttgagagtcaaaaaacaaatacaggcaaaactaaatgaatgcacatggctcctgatgaTATGTTGAGTTCTTATGAAGCAAAAGAGctgttttttatgtaaaaaatgaacatttaaaacaAGCTTTTTTGTTAAAACAAAGTTGTTTTGAATCTTTTTACTTTCTTTATACAGACAAATATATTCCTTACAAAATTTTATTCCACAGAAAAGCATACAAATTTAGAAAGTCATGACAGTAACTAAATGATGGCATTATTAATATGTTTCTggtggactatccctttaaatggctTACATGTGGAATTCAGGAACACTTGTGATTGGTGACACCAGTCACAGTTAAATGAACTGCAGTTTAAAGTTACATTGTTTCATTTCAAGCTGTGCATTTATAATAAAAAGGGATGTATTGACCTTAATCTGCAAGGCTGAAGTGCTCTCacttttgcaattgttttagaacttcactTATGGGTGAAATGGCTAGGAATAACAAACAGTCAAACTTCCTCtataaacaagtgtgttcataacTATACACAAAAAGTTGATTGATTCAATAATATTAGATTGCAACATTAAGAAGCATAGTGCGCTCTTTTGGACGTCTACAAatcaatgaaaattaatgaaactGGCCAAAAAGATTCCAACGGGAGCCTGCTTGAACGTgatgaataaggtcaatacatgaGAATTCTTATATACAACCAAATTACAGGTGATGGGTTATAAAGCAAGACGTTACTATAGGACACTCTTTAAGATGCATCATGCATCACTCATAAGATGCATCACTCATAAGATGCATCATTCATCCAGGTTCCACAGCAAGCATCTGCAGTACACTAAAACAAGAGCGAGATCAGAGTCCCAATCAAAACCGATTGGTCAGATTAAAGGTGACAAGAAATTTAACCACAAGTTCCATATTGCAAATGTTCAACGTTTAGCATGTAGACAAATTCTGTTTCTTCTCTCTTAGGGATGTCATTCCATGCCAAACCTGCGGAGAGAGAGTCTTCTGGAGGAGCTGGATATAAGGCAGCTTCGTCGGCCTTCATCCCCATTGCTCCTACTGTCCACAGATTCTCCTTCCAGCTTGGAGAAACACATCAGCCCTGGAGAGGATCTGAAGAGGTTGGGATTTTAAAATTCACCCATGCAACATATCATTCATAGTGCAAAAATAAACATCGATGTGTTTTTAGATTATTACAGGAGAGCGATAATGAAGACGACTGTAACTGTGAGGCAGATCTGTTCCCACTTATAGATGCGTTGACCTTCTTTAACTCTAGCAGACTCCAAAAGCTCAAAAAAAGACTACTGGTACGTAGAGACTGGATCATCTGCGATAAACCGTCTGCAGATCTGACTTTACAGTTGTTCATTGCTATTTTCTGTCTAGAAAATGAAAGAGGaagtaaaggaaaaaaagaagGGCAGAGCTGTGGAAAAACAATTGCGTGCACAAGGAGACGTGGTCAGTGTGGCGTTTACCCCTCAAACCATCATGCGCACTGCCGCGGTCAGAGTGCCTGATTGGGTTTTTCCAGAGACCCTCAAACTCAGGATGTGCCCACCAGTCTACAATGATCTCACTAAAGAGGTGCTACTCTAATGTCAGTGTTGTTTTGGTAGTATTTATATACTGTTAAGGTGTTTTTGAAAGTTAGAAATttgaatcttgtttttttttattttataatttttttggtcattttaatgcatttatttattattgtagagTATATATTAGTGTATTTAGGTAGTTCTAAGtatatttttaatggttttattgtCTGTCTTTGGcagtttcatttgtatttttaaagagTATCTTTAgcttaattgtatttttactcagattttttattttattatattttattttagacaacttttaaaatgttagttttttcatttaatattcatattttattttaataagtgattttttgtatatttgtagtttgaaataatattatctctgtatttaaaatgtagttacatattattaatatttaccaaataattaataaagtaatgtGTTATTTTATGTCAGAAATATCTGTGTTTTAGAGAGAAAGTCAAAAGaggattttattttgttatatttaatttttttttattttagacaacctttcaaaTGTTTGTTTTCCCATTTAATATGCATATTGTATTTCAATaagtgattttatttgtatatttgtagtttaaaataatattatctctatatttaaaatgtaattatatattattaatattcaacAGGGTTTTTGCAGGTCTTGAATGAATCTTAAAGTCATTAAGTGGTGTGTAAAACCTTTAATAATTTGGCTTATATTGCACTTGCATGTATGATTCCGATGTCTAGATTGATTCGGCATCGGTTCTTCAGATGGATCAGAACTTGATTGAACAAAAACAGGAGATGAGCAATGTCTATGAGGAATTATTTAAGAATATTTCAACAAAGTATTTTGACTTTGAAGAGGTAAGCCAAGTAGTGGTCTTTGGACTAGATGATTTGGTAGATGACATCCTCATATCATACATCTGAGAATAATAAAATCGTCTTTTGATCCATCTTCTAAAGGATCCCACTATCGAGCCTTCCTTGAAAAATCCCTTATGTCTACCAAAAAGAATAGTTAATGACAAACTAATAAACCAATCACTCAGGAGGCCCAATCCATACAACATATCCCACAGGTACTGTTCTACATTATTATCTGTGAATTTGTTGTACTTTGATAtcacaaaattacatttaatctTGCATCAAATATGCAGAAAGAGAATCGAGAGGAATGTAAACAGAAAGAGGCCTGAAGATGTGACCACAAGAGCGTACAGAGCCTGGTTCCAATGGTGGAGGTGTCAACTATCACTAGATGATTATCTGGACTACATTTCCAATCAGGTAAGTTTATAATATGTGGGTTTGCTAATGGCTGATGAGTATAGTCAGACTGGTGGGTCATTTGTGTACTTCAGTAGTTGTGATTGTTTTTTTGTGTCTTGGCTTCGAAGGACTCTGATTATCTGCCAGTTCTGTTTCACTTGTATGACAGTGACGATGATGGTGAAGAGGCAGAGAGACACAAGTTGGATCAACTCCAGAAAGCGGAGAGGAGAAGGTCTGGTATTAATATCTGGATTTTATGTTTAGTTCTTCTTCCCTAATTTATTTGGAGATTGACACATGATTTGGTGAGTCTTCATAATTGGCCTCATAGTTGAAAAAACAAGCACAAAACAATGTGCAATACTAGTAATGTGAGATTCCAGTTATTCTATGTCTATAATTAAAAATGAACTCGAAGATTAATCTTATCAATATTATCTGATGATCATCGCTTTCAGAAAGCAGCAGGAAAGGATCGATTCACTTAGGAGATGCAAACAGGAGTTTGTTCCTGGGTTCTGGAACATCAACACTATAGAGATGGGGGGACTGGGGAGAGAACCAGAACTGGATGGCATGTTATTTTTCTttagaaacaaaaataatactgGTCTGTTTATGAAAATGTGCTATTTACACATGGAATATCTGTGTTTCAGAGAGAAAGTTTGAAGAGGATGTGGTGAGTTCATGTTTTTTTCCTTGTAATATAAAACTGCACTTCTGTTTTGAACTAATTTCTCCTTTATATGTCATGTCAGCTCAACAGAAATGAGTTTAAATCATAGTTGTAGCTTGCATAATCACTTTTTTAATACAGAGGAATAGATGAAagtacagatagatagatagatagatagatagatagatagatagatagatagatagatagatagatagatagatagatagatagatagatagatagatagatggatggatggatggatggatggatggatggatggatggatggatggatggatggatggatggatggatggatggatggatggatggatggatggatggatggatggatggatgtaaggaTGCAAAGATTCATTTAGGTATGAATGGAGAGACTAATGAATTGATGAAAgactgatggatgaatggactgaTCATTGGATGGATGATTAATAGAGATattcatggatggatggaggaatggatggactgatagattgttggatgaatggattaatggTGAGACTAAtgcatggatggaaggatggattgatggatggactgatTTATAGTTGGATGGGTGGATTAATGGagagacggacagatggatggatggacagtttgatggatggatagactaacAAACTGTTGGATATATGGATTGGTTGATGGACTGAAAGATCGTTGGATGGATTAATGGAAAgactgattgatggatggattgatggatggatggatggatggatgggtggatggatgggatgTACAGATagattgttggatggatggatggatggaaagtttAATGGATGGAAAGACTGATGTATGGATTAATGGagaaactgatggatggatggatggaaag
The Danio rerio strain Tuebingen ecotype United States chromosome 4, GRCz12tu, whole genome shotgun sequence genome window above contains:
- the ccdc87 gene encoding coiled-coil domain-containing protein 87 isoform X1, with product MDVRVGRMTDRSKEVMLESSVNNKKRCIPSSLTQLCKQLEDRIMQISQRYSICDEDRQSLTAVLSSELALIWQDLKIRPVDSTLSRDEKVQLHRQTFSEVLHICEQLFLRYLHLTETLRRRGVFSDCANRKRLAAQLAVDCTSLLNIRSIRCRIVTGIKAMRSTVIQQKALQTETCTQEKTVEDDLREIQDKIGELDLQSVYDLLPCNMEQILYKTDNQCSTASICSTLKQERDQSPNQNRLVRLKGCHSMPNLRRESLLEELDIRQLRRPSSPLLLLSTDSPSSLEKHISPGEDLKRLLQESDNEDDCNCEADLFPLIDALTFFNSSRLQKLKKRLLKMKEEVKEKKKGRAVEKQLRAQGDVVSVAFTPQTIMRTAAVRVPDWVFPETLKLRMCPPVYNDLTKEIDSASVLQMDQNLIEQKQEMSNVYEELFKNISTKYFDFEEDPTIEPSLKNPLCLPKRIVNDKLINQSLRRPNPYNISHRKRIERNVNRKRPEDVTTRAYRAWFQWWRCQLSLDDYLDYISNQDSDYLPVLFHLYDSDDDGEEAERHKLDQLQKAERRRKQQERIDSLRRCKQEFVPGFWNINTIEMGGLGREPELDERKFEEDVEGEGPASGLLDTEQLQLRLERVWNALHLPEGQRLDMAIKYSSYEHRDHLQEAIAAWEQATCLIQKRELLLSRLEDFEKEASDPNRFFQPGFPGSSMARMEEATQREKLNSQISVVDEELSQIIGQITTRFHDNISYKGRPYREKMRWDRTEMLYWLQQERRVQSLEMFLKGQTALPVRLPPLSQSQELYPGNHQNLLEQPTSDCERSGRILQHCEL
- the ccdc87 gene encoding coiled-coil domain-containing protein 87 isoform X2 gives rise to the protein MTSGRFRIKSGSWIYKVCMTFCPATWSKSYIRPTISGCHSMPNLRRESLLEELDIRQLRRPSSPLLLLSTDSPSSLEKHISPGEDLKRLLQESDNEDDCNCEADLFPLIDALTFFNSSRLQKLKKRLLKMKEEVKEKKKGRAVEKQLRAQGDVVSVAFTPQTIMRTAAVRVPDWVFPETLKLRMCPPVYNDLTKEIDSASVLQMDQNLIEQKQEMSNVYEELFKNISTKYFDFEEDPTIEPSLKNPLCLPKRIVNDKLINQSLRRPNPYNISHRKRIERNVNRKRPEDVTTRAYRAWFQWWRCQLSLDDYLDYISNQDSDYLPVLFHLYDSDDDGEEAERHKLDQLQKAERRRKQQERIDSLRRCKQEFVPGFWNINTIEMGGLGREPELDERKFEEDVEGEGPASGLLDTEQLQLRLERVWNALHLPEGQRLDMAIKYSSYEHRDHLQEAIAAWEQATCLIQKRELLLSRLEDFEKEASDPNRFFQPGFPGSSMARMEEATQREKLNSQISVVDEELSQIIGQITTRFHDNISYKGRPYREKMRWDRTEMLYWLQQERRVQSLEMFLKGQTALPVRLPPLSQSQELYPGNHQNLLEQPTSDCERSGRILQHCEL